The genomic segment TAAAGAGATTTTCAGATTATTTTATTTCAGTACCTGATTGGGTAGCAGCAAGAGGAGTAAGGATATTAAACAGTCCTATAGAAAGTGATCCACAGATAAACGCAGGAGAATCTGGAGGTATAGGAATCGGCTTGCTTTCTTTATTTATGTTACATGAGTTTCATGAAATGAAAGATTTAATAGGTCTCACAAAAGAATCTAACGTCTTATTAATTAATACTGAAGGTATTACAGATCCATATGTTAACAGAAAAATTATTTGGGATGGAAAATATCCAACCCCTTCAAAGTTTTTATAAGGGGAATGATTGGATCTACACGCCTTGTTTTTACAGATGAATATGAACTAGAAAGGAATATACTAAAAATTAATGGAAAAGTAACTTATGAAGATGCAGTAGTTTATTTGGTAGGATATCTAGAGCGTAATAATCCAACTATTATGATTGGATCTCATTAGAAGATACTGCACCGCAAGGAGGAATCTTTGATGGAGTGCTAGGTGTATTAGATGGTAT from the Natranaerobius trueperi genome contains:
- a CDS encoding M20 family metallo-hydrolase — translated: MIGSTRLVFTDEYELERNILKINGKVTYEDAVVYLVGYLERNNPTIMIGSH